The following is a genomic window from Manihot esculenta cultivar AM560-2 chromosome 9, M.esculenta_v8, whole genome shotgun sequence.
GTTGAATTTATTAACGGAAGCTATCCGCTAGTAAATTTGTtggtaaatttaaaataaaatcctaCATAAAATTTTCTGTGTTCTTTTTTTACAACTCATATTTTTCAGTTACAACGGATTTtctaacaaattttaaatttattggtaactttttgagagaaaaaagattgctttttttttttcaaaatttaataacaaattacAAATTCATTAGTATTTCGCATGTGTAAATGTTACACTAGCTCCTCTACTTTTATCATTCATTCATCttatcatttttctttcttctattttcttttcccttctgtcattttctctatttttctattactttctttcattttactttttttaactcataattttttttaatttttttctattattttcctttaATCTCTTATCCTATTTTCTCTCATTCTcctccataattttttttacttttttctattattttcctttaATCTCTTATCCTATTTTCTCTCATTCTCTTCCCTCGtctattattttcttcattcttcataatttccttttattttctccatttttttcatctttttctttttttttttcccatttccttcattttctctataattttcatttatattagtttttctaatatttttttcttctatcattttctttctatttatattttttctattattttctctttatttattttctcctcTAATCATTTGTTCACTTTTATTCGTTTCTCTAATCATCTTTTTACTCtcattctttcttctttttatcatttttatttttctattatattttctttatttttctcttttttctttcttttttcttattttctcccattttataccatttactttttctcttatttttactttctatatatttctaataaatattgaacataaattaaaaatttagtaacaatagtaatataattttaagtcttattaaattaataaaaaattatttgaactcTTAAtagatttactaacggattggAATCCGTTTGACGGGTGTCgatgataaaggactatttagaatCCATTAGGAGTTTTGACCAATATCATTTAGCTAatacaatataaaagaaaaataagttagtagccgaaaaatcttattgaaattctttaaaaattgaaaagtgagtctcctaatagaaaaaaaaatcctaatatataaaattataaaaatatctaaaaaataattaaaatacaaaattgatcCCTAAACAATGGAATTTCCATCTAGTCTCCATGCTTGCCACTATCACAATTTATTTTGTATTGAAAAAccagaaatttattttattatagtatTGTAGAcactatatatttttatctaaaagtagtaaaaaattattcttgaaaaaagttaaaaaaaaataaagatttctGTTAATTATGTAGTTTGAAATTTGAggtttattttctttatatgcGGAATTTATTTCTGTCAGCTTCATTTTTATGAAGTGAGGTTGCAACAATAGTGAGTACTCTCGCTTTGTGGAGTTGCAGAAAGGAGCAGCAACTGCCTTCAAATTGCACCATCCGATCATTGCAACAAAAAGAGAACCTCAACTCCATAGATAGCActctaaaaaatatcaaatcaaGAAAACTTTCTTTAAAGAAGaacataaagaaaagaaaagttataaAGGCACTGAAATAGGTCCCCTGATTTGCATGTGTTAAggctgtattttttttttatttaacttgaATTTGAGGATATCTGTTTTGTTGAGAAGTGATATGAAGTGTAGGTTTTGTGAAGGATAATTTAAATTAGTATAACAACTAATATTCTGATACCATGTAAGTTTTGAATAAATGATGATGTATTCAATGGTGGCATAAAGGCAATATATATACAAACTATTCGTGAATTTATCGAGTtttacatttataaaaattcaactgGGCTCAACTCGATTTATAAATAAGTCAAGATTGAGCTTAATTTCTAGACTCGTTTAGTAAACGAGTCCAACTTGAATTCAATAGTATTCAGCTCATTAAGCTTAGTGAGTTCGGCTTATTTCAGAGTTTATGAGCAGGCTCGCGAATAGACTCGTGAACTGCCTCGTTAAGTAGACTGAGATTAATATCATAAAAGAATAAACTCAAATTTTGTATATGCTTTTATGAGCCAACCTAAGTTTTCTAAAGTTCAGTTCAGTTCTGTATAGtttaattacaatattaaaactTGCAGATATTCAGATCGTTAAGATTTAAGAGTTCATTTTTTACAAGTTTgtgagttaatttttatattatagagatCAACTGATgtgttttttttatatcatagagactaaatagtaaattctctttacaaaaaagtctaaaatacctTCTATACGGAAGGATTTATTAGtaactatttttataaattgaaactaattaatgagtttttagtattgtagggactaaataataaaatatttaataactaaaactaataaaaggactaattaatatatcttttaaaatctaaatggcgattttttaaaatcgagaaATCAATGAGTTTTCTATAtcataagaattaaatagtaaattttttttataaaaaaataaaaatatattttataatttaattaaataaatatttatttaaaaatataaatttaacagataagataaaatttttaacgataatttaataaaaattataaaaaaaaaatcgtttGATAGAATATGTAATAAGAAACCCAATATTCATAGTTTTCAGTTTATGGTTTTTTGATTTCAAAAACTTTTTTCTAATAAGTAGTAAAAGTAAAAACGCAataacacatatatatatatataacggcTAATTTTAATAATGTAAGTCATTAAAGTGgaaatacattttttttttaaatctcatctcaaaaagagaaaaaatgagATATCacctaaaattattataaattaacaaataatataatttataatgagtataaattaaaattttcatttttatcaaaaatattacttatttaattattgttaatatttaattatttttaattattttcatattttaaatttattatataagaaaataacaattctttatttaaattataatggtaatttttattattgttattaaaaaattttactatcatattaattataaaaaatcgttattattatcattttaacGATTGATTATAGTGTCGtcgtaattaatattaataactaATATACAATATTtccattaaaaatttttaataatagaatCTCTAACAATGACTTAACAACCAAATAAAATGATCATTAATGattttcaatgatcaatcttgaatatttaatgataaatttttctCTCGTCAATGAATATTTTTCTTGTAGTATTTGTCCATATTTTTAAACATTCAAGACAATTCTAAAATTTAGTCAATAGAAAatctttttccatttaaaataaaaattaagttattttaaggaaaatgaattttttttagaaaaaagaaGTCATTGTCTGCATTTTTGGCATCTTATTAAGACCGGTATATAAattagtttataaattttatttttaaattaaaattaaataagagaaaataagttattttattaaaaaatattttttaatattattcaaatagtaatttttttcataaataagtggagtcaaaattataaataaaatatatgaaaacacTTTAACTTAAGAAAACTTTTTATATACATTATATTTAATGTCATGtcagttaatatttttttaatggcatataagttctttttttttttaaactgaaAATTGAATATTGGGAGAGTAAAACCtgagatctctcaaatttatttaaatgcacTTACCACCGCATTAAATCCATGAGTTTATTTAATAagtttttctaatttaaaaaaaaatctttaatttaacaTGTTTCAACTTTTATGTAAACAATATGAATAAAGATTGATTTTATACTTAGTAAAATATGAATTCAGATAAATCCATGTATAGATTTGTcctaaaatatatgaaaaatgtagtgtaattaatattaataataatttttaatgatgtATACTGATCTTCTCAAGCTTAGTAGATATAATATCGAGTATGAATttgcaaaataaataaacactGAATGATTGATTGTGGGCCATCTTTCTGATACTTAAAGTTAGTAAGTGATCTATcataaatctaaaaataaagGCATAGAGAATAGTTTGATTAAAAGATGATTTAACATACTTGAGGTGTCTTTTTTAATGTCTAAAACTGGTTGACTCTTAGTAAGACTAGAATTCCTTTTTGAAATCTATCTTGGTTCTAGATTGTAGAATTTTACTCcgagaatatttttatttgtatgtGATTTGAAGTCCTAATTGTCATACGATTTTTACGTAATTTGAACTAACATCGTCTATTTGAATTTTGGCATAGTAGGCCAAAGCCTTCCGCTCAATAGTCATTACTTTTGAGTTTCAGTCCTGAGGCCATGAGACCTCTTGGTGATATTAATTTCAAAGCTGAAATCTTGAGGTCTCAACACTCATTTAACACTTTGAATGTCGAGACTCAGATTTTCAATCTTTTGGCTCTAAAATTAAACACCTTTAGATATCCGGATCTTATTTCTTAGTAGGATACATCGCTCAGAATCATATAGGTTATGATATATTTACTGTGTTGTGTCTCTTATAACATATTTTTAAACTAAcaaaaatcattaattatataatattataaaatgagGATCGGAGagcaatttaattttctttatatatatatatactttagtTTATTTTATGCATGTCTATAAAAGATAATCTTAGAATTTAAGatataaaaatgataatttaaatataaataattaagaagcaattattatttaaattgccaaaactatatttaataattataagtttATTGCATTTTATtgctatttaaaaatatttaattaattaactatattagttttcaatttaaattgaaattaaatttcattataacCTAATACAAAAAACTAACTAAAATTCAAAACTTtctacttaaaaaattattaaaagtaataattttataatgataGATATCTGAGTTTATTGCTAAATTCTACAATAAATAATTCAtgctaataattttatatttttatgattagtttcacacattattttaattttttaatttaagatttataatgagatcatataaataaaatatttataattttaatgaattttaatgttttaatttaatttttaaatttttatgataatttttacataaatatatttatattttaaaaataatttcttataatttataatacaaTACACTCACACATTTAATCTAATAGTAAGTGTATCTAAATAAATATGATAAGTATCACTcccttaattttcaatttttaatttaaaaaaatacaatatactCTATATTAAATctatagaaaatttttttatatattataattttacattaatattaataacaaataaaattgaaaatgtgAAATATATGTAGTGAGTTTgagcatttcaaaattttattattttgaaataattttatatattaatttttttattacattaattaaaatcataatattaTCTAAATAGATGTCAAAATAAAAATGCGCTAAACAATTCCTAAAAAAGTAAAGcttggtaaaaaaaattaattttattatattaaaataaaataattaataataaaaaattatataagctaaaaattaattatatttttcatgaaattttattaatattaaaaataaaattaacaattcATATAACCGCCTTTAATTAGGTATCTAAAAATAGCACGtaggttaaaaaaaatattattacaaaatgataaatttaatttgctattaaataatatttttatatgaaaatttaataaaaaattacaaaatgtgGTGCATATAAACAACAGAGTAATGCATTTCCTTTACCAGCGGCAGAGAGCCTTCCTTTTCcgattctctatttcctttcctcattcccaatctccaatccatccctaaaacCAACCGACGAGAGatcgatgatgatgaagatgcctTGGAGGAGGAAAAGCAggagcttccatcttcagctacAAGGGCCAATTGGTACCATTCAATCTCCATTCCTGTTCTTATTTACCAATTATTGCCATTCTTCTACTTCCACACTTGAAGATGCACGCTTCTTGACAAATAACTTTAAATCTGCTTACTTTACGCACCTTGATGATGCCATTGCTTCCTTCAATCATGTAATTCATAAGCATCCTCTGCCTTCTAGGGTTCCATTTAATAGATTCTTATCTGCCCTTGTGAAAATGAAACAATATCACACTGTCCTTTCCATGTCCAAAACAATTGAATTGCTAGGAATCTCTCACGATGTTTATTCTCTTAGcatattaattaattgcttCTGCCATTTACACCTTGTGGATTTTGGCTTCTCTGTTTTTGGTAAGATGCTCAAATTCGGATTGGAGCCTACCACTGTGACATTTACTACcttaattaatgggctttgTATGGAGAGTAAAATCCATAAAGCAGTGGAATTTTTAGATGATATGGTTGCACGTGGTTATCAACCTGATGTTCGTACTTTCACTGTGATAGTAAACGGAATGTGTAAATTTGGGAAAACAAATGTGGCTATTGGGCTACTAAAGGGAATGGCTGATAGAGGTTGTGAGCCAAATGTTGTGACATACAGTGCAATCATTGACGCCCTTtgcaaagatgagctagttggtGAGGCTTTAGAGCTCTTCTCTCAAATGAGGAATAAGGGCATTTCAGCTGATGTCATCACTTACACTAGTTTAATTCATGGTGTTTGCAAATTAGGCCAAAAGAACCAAGCTTTGGCCTTGATGAATGAAATGGTGGAGCAGAACATATTACCAAATGTTTATACCTTCAATGTATTGATTGATGCTCTTTGTAAGGATGGAATGGTTTCAAAGGCTCAAAATACATTCAAtgtaatgattcaaagaggtgtagAGCCTGATGTGGTCACCTACAATTCCTTAATTGATGGTCTTTGCATTTCAAACCAATTCAAGGAAGCTTTGGCCTTGTTGAAAGAAATGGTGGGGAGCAACATATCCCCTGATGTTTTTACCTTCAATATATTGATCGACACTCTTTGTAAGAAAGGACTGGTTTCAAATGCAcagaatataatcaaaataatgattcaaagaggtgtggAACCTGATGTTGTCACTTATAATTCATTGATGGATGGATATTGTCTATGCAAGCAAATTGATAAGGCTAGAAAGGTATTTGATCTGATGGTGACCAATGAAATAGTTGACATTTTAGGCTACAGCATTTTGATCAATGGATATTGTAAGTGCAAAATAATAGATGATGCAGAGGAACTTTTTGATGAAATGTCTCATAAAGGTTTAGTTCCTAATGTTGCTACTTATCATACTCTTATAAAGGGTATGTTCCAAGCAGGGAGGCCCCAAAATGCAAAAGAGCTTTTTAAGGATATGTGCTCTCATGGTCAACAGCCAGATATAGTAACCTTCTCAACTATGATTGATGGCTTGTGTAGACAAGGGAATCTCGATTAAGCACTcacactattgaaagcaatggaGAAAAGTCAGTTGAAGCCTAATTTCATGATCTATAGCAGTCTGATCAATGGTATGTGCAAAGTTGGGAAGATTAATGATGCCAAGGAACTGTTTTGTAGTCTTTTTGAAATTGGTTTACAACCTGATGTTTGTGTATATAATGCAATTATGAAAGGACTCTGCCAACAAGGATTAATGGATGAAGCGTATAAGTTATTTAAAGACATGGAAAAGGTAGGATGTTTACCAAATAATTGTTGTTATAATATCATCATTCAAGGGTTTCTCAAGCATGAGGATTTACCAAAAGCATCAGAACTAATGAACAAAATGGTTGATAAGGGGTTCTCTCAGAATTGGTAGTACATTTATCACGGAATAATAATCTCATTCTGAGGCTTTTAAAGGCGCGCAATGAGGGATCAGCAAACTAAAGTTGTTATATCTTGACCATTCAAGTGTATCTTGGAGCGCAACTTGGTAATTacctttttcaaatataatagatatgtaatttaactaacttcttcaaatatcatttttaatttcaatcagcTGTGATTGTCTTCCACAAAACGAAAATTTCTAACACTGCAAATTACCTCTGGTGGAAACCATGATATGTGTGTGCCTTTCGCTTGAATTCAGACATGGACTAGATCTCTTTGATATAAGATTGTTGATGAATGGAGTTCATGGATTTCTAATCATCAAGTTGCTGGTAAACCTGCCATCtccattacaattttttttttggctgcTACTACAGCCTTTACTCAAGAGCTCAGTCCTGAGTTCAGAACTAAAACTAATTGGTTCCATACTACAATGCCTAAgaatctttatctatttttatttttgtgcccAATGACCTTTCAAAATGCTATCATTTCTCTTGTAGGTACTTGCAAGGATATGACTACAACTTCACCCTTCTAACCATAAAGGTATAAGCAATTCACCACTGTGCTTTAATTGAGAATTGATTTAACAATTATACTACACTATAAATGCAGAGTGTAGGATATACAGTCCCAGAATAGAAGAGAATCACTTGACTTCTACAGCTGTTGGTTGGATGAAATGTCACTAAAATTATAGACAACAGAAAATGTTATGGGAATTGAGTTATTTTAGTGTTAATGGATATATTTTAGTGTTGGACCATCATTTGAGTTATCTATATGGTGCATTTTGCGATACATTTGTGTGGTGTTATGAATGTGAAACACATTGTTTCTTACTGTTTGAGATGTTAGTTAAGTTAGGCAAGAAAAGTTATTTTGGttgtttcttttctcctttcagcAGTATATAATGAgacattttatgtttttaccacTTTCTTAACCTTGTaatatactttttctttttgcttgatGCATCTTTCTTGAAGTTTTTGTGATTCTGCATCCATGGGAAATGATTCGTTAGAGAAGATGGGTTTGACAGTGTACATATTGAGAGGTAGGAAACCGATTGCAAAATGATTCAGAACCCAAGAATCTATATCAGTTGTTGTTTACTTTACAAAATTGAAAAAACATTAGATCTTTCTTGTGGTGCAGTATTGTCAATACAAAGAAATTTCATTTGATTAAATGGAATACTGTTGTTGCATTTCTTCCCTTCGGAAAGACATTCGAAATGCGGCTATTAAATTTAGATCTTTCTTCTCTCCTTTTAATCATATCAGATTTGCTGTGGGAAATGAGATGAAAATAAAATCTTGGAATGATAGACGATCGGTTGGTAATGTTGCTCTCAAATTCTCCTTTAGCAGGCagactattaaaatttaacagcTAACCTAGATGTGTTgatgttaaatattttttaaaaaggtagttttagaaaaaaataaaatcaattttgtaAACATttccatataaatttaattaaaaaataaatatttacttttttttttaactgtcATGCGCCGTTATTATTTATAAGTACTAATAATTACATTGTAAAATTTATATGGTGCATTTTGCGATACATTTGTGTGGTGTTATGAATGTGAAATGCATTGTTTCTTACTGTTTGAGATGTTAGGTAAGTTAGGCAAGAAAAGTTGTTTTGGttgtttcttttctcctttcagcAGTATATAATGAGACATCTTATGTTTTTACCACTTTCTAAACCTTGTAATATactcaataaaattttctttgggCTCTTGTTTGTACatggtatttttctttttgcaaGATGCATCATTCTTGAAGTTTTTGTGACTGCATCCATGAGAGGTACATAATTCTGTGTTCAGCCTCCTCATTCttaaaagaaaagttaggaAGTTGGAAAGTTGGGTGTGGAGGAAAGAGTTTCATATAGATTTTGTGACTTTTGGAAAGCTTTTGAGCATGTTAGAGATACTTGCTGATTGGTTTAGATCTTTCTTGTGGTCCAGTAGTGTCAATACAAAGAAACTTCATCTGGTTAAATGGAATACTCTTTTGTTGCCTAAAAAGAATGGAGGCTTAGGCGTCAAAGATATCTCTCTTCAAATTCAAGCTCTTTGGAGATTTGAAAATCATAGGCATTTCTTCCCTTCAGAAAGACATTCGAATTGCGGGTATGCTACTTTCGATGAACTCTTCTCTCCTTTTAATCATATCAGAATTGCTAatgatatattttcttaattttatttattataattgtttTAG
Proteins encoded in this region:
- the LOC122724554 gene encoding putative pentatricopeptide repeat-containing protein At1g12700, mitochondrial encodes the protein MMKMPWRRKSRSFHLQLQGPIGTIQSPFLFLFTNYCHSSTSTLEDARFLTNNFKSAYFTHLDDAIASFNHVIHKHPLPSRVPFNRFLSALVKMKQYHTVLSMSKTIELLGISHDVYSLSILINCFCHLHLVDFGFSVFGKMLKFGLEPTTVTFTTLINGLCMESKIHKAVEFLDDMVARGYQPDVRTFTVIVNGMCKFGKTNVAIGLLKGMADRGCEPNVVTYSAIIDALCKDELVGEALELFSQMRNKGISADVITYTSLIHGVCKLGQKNQALALMNEMVEQNILPNVYTFNVLIDALCKDGMVSKAQNTFNVMIQRGVEPDVVTYNSLIDGLCISNQFKEALALLKEMVGSNISPDVFTFNILIDTLCKKGLVSNAQNIIKIMIQRGVEPDVVTYNSLMDGYCLCKQIDKARKVFDLMVTNEIVDILGYSILINGYCKCKIIDDAEELFDEMSHKGLVPNVATYHTLIKGMFQAGRPQNAKELFKDMCSHGQQPDIVTFSTMIDGLCRQGNLD